The following proteins come from a genomic window of Pirellulales bacterium:
- a CDS encoding thiamine pyrophosphate-binding protein, translated as MKTTGANALLQMLADAGVRHLFGNPGTTELPLMDALVDFTKIDYILGLQEVPVMAMADGYAMASGKLGVVNLHISCGLGNAMGMLYNAYREGTPLLITAGQSDRRLRLEEPILWGDMVSVARPWTKWSYEVERIEDLPVALRRAMQTALAPPTGPVFLSIPMDIQSEIAELELTPAAPLDRRVRPPHDAIRRAAEVLAAANNPAILVGSRVQEADAVEELVRVAEALGAPVMSESGTTHGRLGFPATHPQSTLGMPLWSPEVIARLQEYDALLVVGMDLLRQYVYFEPARAIPAHVKLVHLDESQWQIGKNYPVEVGVLGDVKCSLAELAELLPREMTSAAHAAARQRAEKLAAAQRVGREALQSEIEKQRGLRPLSPGVLMESVVRAIPDNVAVVEEAVTTTNTVLERLAALKNTSGYFGHRGWALGWGLGCSIGVQLAWPDRPVLALLGEGASMYGIQGLWTAARYRIPVTFVICNNAQYQILKIGAGQLQLPGAVAGKYVGLDIAGPEIDFVSLAKSLGVEAQRVTEPDELTQVLKESLAGDRPRLIDVPIQRGTPKRLNYG; from the coding sequence ATGAAAACCACTGGCGCAAACGCCCTCTTGCAAATGCTGGCAGACGCCGGCGTTCGTCACCTGTTTGGCAATCCCGGCACCACCGAGTTGCCGTTAATGGATGCCTTGGTCGACTTTACCAAGATCGACTACATCCTCGGGCTTCAGGAAGTCCCCGTCATGGCCATGGCCGATGGTTATGCCATGGCGTCTGGCAAGCTGGGCGTCGTCAATTTGCACATCAGTTGCGGCCTCGGCAACGCGATGGGCATGCTCTACAACGCCTATCGCGAAGGGACGCCACTCTTAATCACCGCCGGCCAATCCGATCGACGCCTGCGACTTGAAGAGCCGATCCTTTGGGGAGACATGGTTTCCGTCGCCCGGCCGTGGACCAAGTGGTCTTACGAGGTTGAGCGCATCGAAGACCTGCCGGTCGCTTTGCGCCGCGCGATGCAAACGGCGCTGGCTCCTCCCACCGGGCCGGTGTTTCTCTCGATACCGATGGACATTCAGTCCGAAATCGCCGAACTGGAGTTGACCCCCGCCGCGCCGCTCGATCGCCGCGTGCGTCCCCCGCACGATGCCATTCGCCGCGCGGCGGAGGTTTTGGCTGCGGCCAACAACCCCGCCATTCTCGTCGGCAGCCGTGTGCAAGAAGCCGACGCCGTCGAAGAATTGGTGCGCGTCGCCGAAGCGCTCGGCGCGCCGGTCATGTCGGAGTCGGGCACCACGCACGGGCGGCTTGGTTTTCCCGCCACGCATCCCCAGTCGACGCTCGGCATGCCGCTCTGGTCGCCCGAAGTGATCGCGCGGCTCCAAGAGTACGACGCGCTGCTGGTCGTCGGCATGGATCTGCTGCGGCAATATGTCTACTTCGAGCCGGCCCGCGCCATTCCGGCGCACGTCAAGCTGGTGCACCTCGACGAGAGCCAATGGCAGATCGGCAAGAACTACCCGGTCGAAGTGGGCGTGCTAGGCGACGTGAAGTGCAGTCTGGCCGAACTCGCCGAGTTGCTGCCGCGGGAGATGACCAGCGCCGCTCACGCCGCTGCCCGCCAGCGCGCCGAAAAACTCGCCGCCGCGCAGCGCGTCGGTCGTGAGGCGCTGCAAAGCGAGATCGAAAAGCAGCGCGGACTCAGGCCCCTGTCGCCCGGCGTCTTGATGGAGTCGGTTGTTCGCGCCATCCCCGACAATGTCGCTGTCGTTGAGGAGGCCGTCACCACTACCAACACAGTGCTGGAGCGATTGGCCGCGCTCAAGAACACTTCCGGCTATTTTGGGCATCGCGGTTGGGCGCTCGGCTGGGGGTTGGGCTGCTCGATCGGCGTGCAATTGGCTTGGCCAGACCGCCCGGTGCTGGCTTTGTTGGGCGAAGGGGCCAGCATGTACGGCATTCAAGGACTCTGGACCGCCGCTCGCTATCGCATTCCCGTCACCTTCGTCATCTGCAACAACGCCCAGTACCAAATCCTGAAAATCGGCGCCGGCCAATTGCAATTGCCGGGCGCCGTGGCAGGCAAGTATGTCGGGCTGGACATCGCCGGGCCAGAGATCGATTTCGTCTCGCTGGCCAAGTCGCTCGGAGTCGAGGCGCAGCGCGTCACCGAGCCCGACGAGTTGACACAGGTGCTGAAAGAGTCGCTCGCGGGCGACCGGCCGCGACTGATCGATGTCCCCATTCAACGAGGCACGCCCAAACGGTTGAACTACGGGTAG
- a CDS encoding glucose 1-dehydrogenase yields MASSFSDIFRLDGKVAIVTGASKGIGESIAKALAAFGATVVVSSRKQEAIDGVAQAIQAAGGKSAAIAAHAGDLNQCRALVDQTVAQFGGVDIIVNNAAANPVFGPIIDTDDAVFDKIFAVNVKGPLELAKRAFPTMQKRGGGSVINISSIGGLSPEPMLGVYSVSKAALISLTKVLASEWGPARIRVNAVCPGLVQTKFSQALWQTEDILRRFTEELPLRRIAQPDEIAPLCVFLAGEGAGYCTGSVFTIDGGHTI; encoded by the coding sequence ATGGCTTCGAGTTTCAGCGATATCTTTCGATTGGACGGCAAGGTGGCCATTGTCACCGGCGCAAGCAAAGGCATTGGCGAGTCGATCGCTAAAGCGCTGGCCGCCTTTGGCGCCACGGTCGTGGTTTCCAGTCGCAAGCAGGAGGCGATTGACGGCGTAGCCCAGGCGATTCAAGCCGCCGGCGGCAAGAGCGCGGCCATCGCCGCGCATGCCGGCGATCTGAACCAGTGCCGCGCGCTCGTCGATCAAACCGTGGCGCAGTTCGGTGGGGTCGATATCATCGTCAACAACGCCGCGGCCAACCCCGTGTTCGGCCCGATCATCGACACCGACGACGCCGTGTTCGACAAGATCTTCGCCGTCAACGTCAAGGGTCCGCTGGAATTGGCCAAACGCGCGTTCCCGACCATGCAAAAGCGCGGTGGCGGTTCGGTCATCAACATCTCCAGCATCGGCGGCCTCAGCCCCGAGCCGATGCTTGGCGTCTACAGCGTCAGCAAGGCCGCGCTGATCAGCCTCACCAAGGTGCTGGCCAGCGAATGGGGACCGGCTCGCATTCGCGTCAATGCAGTCTGTCCAGGGCTAGTGCAGACCAAGTTCAGCCAGGCCCTCTGGCAGACAGAAGACATCTTGCGACGCTTCACCGAAGAACTGCCGTTGCGGCGCATCGCCCAGCCCGACGAGATCGCTCCGCTGTGCGTCTTTTTGGCGGGCGAAGGGGCGGGCTACTGCACCGGTTCGGTGTTTACCATCGATGGCGGACACACGATCTAA
- a CDS encoding zinc-dependent peptidase codes for MLTWLRGRRRRKLLADPISPIWVKYVELHLDEFTRLPITDQRKLLADMRVIVAEKNWEGCGGLMVNDEMKVVVAAWASLLVLHLEHDYYSRVQSILLYPSGYQGPERQQGALVGPPDARLGEAWYRGPVVLSWEDADRAGRDDDGANVVLHEFAHQLDMLDRVIDGTPPLESRQAYQAWAAVMSAEYKKLAEDWRQGRPTVLDPYGMKDEAEFFAVATEAFFGLPIELAERHPRLYEQLKSYYRQDPAQRRITARQG; via the coding sequence ATGCTTACCTGGCTCCGCGGCCGACGCCGGCGCAAACTGCTCGCCGATCCTATCTCGCCCATCTGGGTGAAATACGTCGAGTTGCATCTCGACGAGTTCACCCGGCTGCCGATCACCGATCAGCGCAAGCTGCTCGCCGATATGCGCGTGATCGTCGCCGAAAAGAATTGGGAGGGATGTGGCGGGCTCATGGTCAACGACGAAATGAAGGTGGTCGTCGCCGCATGGGCCAGTCTGCTGGTTCTGCATTTGGAGCATGACTATTACAGCCGCGTGCAGTCGATCTTGCTTTACCCTAGCGGCTATCAGGGACCAGAGCGGCAGCAGGGCGCGTTGGTTGGCCCCCCAGACGCGCGACTGGGCGAGGCCTGGTACCGCGGGCCAGTGGTTCTCTCCTGGGAAGACGCCGATCGCGCTGGCCGCGACGACGATGGCGCCAACGTGGTGCTGCACGAGTTCGCCCATCAACTCGACATGCTCGACCGCGTGATCGACGGCACGCCGCCGCTCGAATCGCGACAGGCCTATCAAGCCTGGGCGGCTGTCATGTCCGCCGAATACAAGAAACTGGCTGAGGATTGGCGACAAGGACGTCCCACGGTGCTCGACCCGTACGGCATGAAGGACGAAGCCGAATTCTTCGCCGTCGCGACCGAGGCCTTCTTTGGCCTGCCGATCGAACTGGCCGAGCGCCACCCGCGGCTCTACGAACAATTGAAAAGTTACTATCGGCAAGACCCCGCCCAGCGGCGCATCACGGCTCGCCAAGGGTAG